The Parasteatoda tepidariorum isolate YZ-2023 chromosome X2, CAS_Ptep_4.0, whole genome shotgun sequence genome includes a region encoding these proteins:
- the LOC107446506 gene encoding uncharacterized protein isoform X1: MDKMDKSKDINSKKVGVSKPVIKNNHLGIKSNAPRKFSYISRSKNPFDNKKYIYSDSKSFLKQSCDNCKSHLSLKPPHEENVEPSPDLNGNLSFNQHSTFCNFPPLSEVPNFGLSYQTQLSVQKTSKHRKSGYHEKRAFHSKTTSSKVPFHTNNFFSPVPHSSISYQNSKGNMPYVKFPLNKVCGDAAIVTEKYTRGFVTTQIIRDPFLQSHVRIANEDSYFAPSISIPDKYFTLQVDPDAQLRNLKSDYFVHNWQQISVSSLFENSADLKDADKIYPALTTNVQNEQMKSPDFSVRSDLECPNVVPATSSLGTNEMCVIPQTSYADVIHISTGGKISDSEKIFTDKKDEKSQTEWAQQDLNAIQATVVNLEKPSFYNSSLQKSISSTLSPPSEKYIKGDNLENVDKMSSSSSAYSSSFPLDSTTSMIDEPGSKPDSMYSSASSVSSSTNAFKPVEKKPVIIMDNCPDQITFGIEYDEMVKLCFDDCDPDNASTQESEKSACVKSECDEIKLVETSLEKELYWKESDVKYCEDNHIELTTYFASLWKECEWNPDAEGSENREIKIYQER, translated from the coding sequence ATGGATAAAATGGATAAAAGCAAGgacataaatagtaaaaaagttGGTGTTTCAAAACCAGTTATAAAGAATAACCATTTAGGTATTAAGTCTAATGCACCTAGGAAATTTTCATACATATCCAGATCTAAAAATCCTTttgataataagaaatatatttattctgatTCAAAGTCTTTTTTGAAACAGTCATGTGATAACTGTAAGTCTCACTTGTCTCTGAAACCACCTCACGAAGAAAATGTTGAACCATCTCCTGATTTGAATGgcaatctttcttttaatcagCACtcaacattttgtaattttcctccTTTATCTGAAGTACCTAACTTTGGATTAAGTTATCAAACACAACTCTCTGTTCAAAAGACTTCAAAACATAGAAAATCTGGATACCATGAAAAACGAGCTTTCCATTCTAAAACTACTAGTTCAAAGGTACCatttcatacaaataattttttttcaccagtaCCTCATTCAAGTATTAGTTATCAAAACTCAAAAGGTAACATGCCATATGTAAAGTTTCCATTGAATAAAGTTTGTGGTGATGCAGCAATTGTTACTGAAAAGTATACACGAGGTTTTGTAACTACACAGATAATAAGAGACCCATTTTTACAAAGTCATGTAAGAATTGCCAATGAAGACTCTTATTTTGCTCCATCAATAAGTATACCTGATAAATACTTTACCCTTCAAGTTGATCCAGATGCCCAACTTCGTAATTTGAAGTCTGATTATTTTGTCCATAATTGGCAACAGATATCTGTATCTTCATTGTTTGAAAACTCTGCAGATCTTAAAGATGCTGACAAAATATACCCAGCTttaactaccaatgttcaaaatGAGCAAATGAAATCTCCTGATTTCAGTGTTCGATCTGATCTTGAATGCCCCAATGTGGTACCAGCTACCAGTTCATTAGGAACTAATGAAATGTGTGTCATTCCACAAACTTCATATGCTGATGTAATTCACATTTCCACTGGTGGTAAAATTTcagattctgaaaaaatatttactgataaaaaagatgaaaaatccCAAACTGAGTGGGCCCAACAAGATTTAAATGCCATTCAAGCTACTGTAGTTAATTTAGAGAAACCTAGTTTTTACAATTCATCATTACAAAAAAGCATATCTTCTACCTTATCTCCTccatcagaaaaatatattaaaggagataatttagaaaatgttgataaaatgtCATCATCTAGTTCTGCTTATAGTTCTAGCTTTCCTTTAGATTCTACTACTAGTATGATtgatgaaccgggttcaaaaCCAGACTCTATGTACAGCAGTGCTAGTAGTGTTAGTTCCTCAACTAATGCATTTAAACCGGTAGAAAAGAAACCTGTGATTATTATGGACAATTGTCCAGATCAAATTACTTTTGGAATAGAGTATGATGAAATGGTTAAACTGTGTTTTGATGACTGTGATCCAGACAATGCTTCCACTCAAGAATCTGAGAAAAGTGCTTGTGTCAAGTCTGAatgtgatgaaataaaattagtcgAAACTAGTTTAGAAAAAGAACTATATTGGAAAGAATCTGATGTGAAATACTGTGAAGATAACCATATTGAATTAACCACTTACTTTGCTTCTT
- the LOC107446506 gene encoding uncharacterized protein isoform X2 — protein MDKMDKSKDINSKKVGVSKPVIKNNHLGIKSNAPRKFSYISRSKNPFDNKKYIYSDSKSFLKQSCDNCKSHLSLKPPHEENVEPSPDLNGNLSFNQHSTFCNFPPLSEVPNFGLSYQTQLSVQKTSKHRKSGYHEKRAFHSKTTSSKVPFHTNNFFSPVPHSSISYQNSKGNMPYVKFPLNKVCGDAAIVTEKYTRGFVTTQIIRDPFLQSHVRIANEDSYFAPSISIPDKYFTLQVDPDAQLRNLKSDYFVHNWQQISVSSLFENSADLKDADKIYPALTTNVQNEQMKSPDFSVRSDLECPNVVPATSSLGTNEMCVIPQTSYADVIHISTGGKISDSEKIFTDKKDEKSQTEWAQQDLNAIQATVVNLEKPSFYNSSLQKSISSTLSPPSEKYIKGDNLENVDKMSSSSSAYSSSFPLDSTTSMIDEPGSKPDSMYSSASSVSSSTNAFKPVEKKPVIIMDNCPDQITFGIEYDEMVKLCFDDCDPDNASTQESEKSACVKSECDEIKLVETSLEKELYWKESDVKYCEDNHIELTTYFASLWKECEWNPDAGSENREIKIYQER, from the coding sequence ATGGATAAAATGGATAAAAGCAAGgacataaatagtaaaaaagttGGTGTTTCAAAACCAGTTATAAAGAATAACCATTTAGGTATTAAGTCTAATGCACCTAGGAAATTTTCATACATATCCAGATCTAAAAATCCTTttgataataagaaatatatttattctgatTCAAAGTCTTTTTTGAAACAGTCATGTGATAACTGTAAGTCTCACTTGTCTCTGAAACCACCTCACGAAGAAAATGTTGAACCATCTCCTGATTTGAATGgcaatctttcttttaatcagCACtcaacattttgtaattttcctccTTTATCTGAAGTACCTAACTTTGGATTAAGTTATCAAACACAACTCTCTGTTCAAAAGACTTCAAAACATAGAAAATCTGGATACCATGAAAAACGAGCTTTCCATTCTAAAACTACTAGTTCAAAGGTACCatttcatacaaataattttttttcaccagtaCCTCATTCAAGTATTAGTTATCAAAACTCAAAAGGTAACATGCCATATGTAAAGTTTCCATTGAATAAAGTTTGTGGTGATGCAGCAATTGTTACTGAAAAGTATACACGAGGTTTTGTAACTACACAGATAATAAGAGACCCATTTTTACAAAGTCATGTAAGAATTGCCAATGAAGACTCTTATTTTGCTCCATCAATAAGTATACCTGATAAATACTTTACCCTTCAAGTTGATCCAGATGCCCAACTTCGTAATTTGAAGTCTGATTATTTTGTCCATAATTGGCAACAGATATCTGTATCTTCATTGTTTGAAAACTCTGCAGATCTTAAAGATGCTGACAAAATATACCCAGCTttaactaccaatgttcaaaatGAGCAAATGAAATCTCCTGATTTCAGTGTTCGATCTGATCTTGAATGCCCCAATGTGGTACCAGCTACCAGTTCATTAGGAACTAATGAAATGTGTGTCATTCCACAAACTTCATATGCTGATGTAATTCACATTTCCACTGGTGGTAAAATTTcagattctgaaaaaatatttactgataaaaaagatgaaaaatccCAAACTGAGTGGGCCCAACAAGATTTAAATGCCATTCAAGCTACTGTAGTTAATTTAGAGAAACCTAGTTTTTACAATTCATCATTACAAAAAAGCATATCTTCTACCTTATCTCCTccatcagaaaaatatattaaaggagataatttagaaaatgttgataaaatgtCATCATCTAGTTCTGCTTATAGTTCTAGCTTTCCTTTAGATTCTACTACTAGTATGATtgatgaaccgggttcaaaaCCAGACTCTATGTACAGCAGTGCTAGTAGTGTTAGTTCCTCAACTAATGCATTTAAACCGGTAGAAAAGAAACCTGTGATTATTATGGACAATTGTCCAGATCAAATTACTTTTGGAATAGAGTATGATGAAATGGTTAAACTGTGTTTTGATGACTGTGATCCAGACAATGCTTCCACTCAAGAATCTGAGAAAAGTGCTTGTGTCAAGTCTGAatgtgatgaaataaaattagtcgAAACTAGTTTAGAAAAAGAACTATATTGGAAAGAATCTGATGTGAAATACTGTGAAGATAACCATATTGAATTAACCACTTACTTTGCTTCTT